GAGCAGTTCAGCGGCGTGCTCGGGCCGGGAGACCAGCACGTTGCGCTGTGGGCCGAGGGCCCAGGGCACCCAGTCGCCGTACTCGTCGCGCAGGGACTCGAAGAAGGCCAGGGGATCGCGGGCGAAGGCGGGCAGGTTCCCGAGCAGGGGCCACCGGCGGGGTCCGCCGTTGCGGGTGCCCGGGGGCAGGGTCGCGGTCACGCAGGCATGGTGACAGCAGCCCCCGCAGGGCACCAGAGTCCGGACCGCGCCGTTCACGCGTCCCGTCCCCGTTTGCGCGGCCCGGTGATCCGCGCCGGGCTGTCGGGCCCGTCGGGCTGTCAGGCCGTCCGGCGCGCCGTCAGCCAGTCGTGCGCCGCGTCCGCGGTGAACTCCGGCTGCCCGCCCGGGAAGAGGAGTCCGGCCGTGGCGAAGGCCGGGTCGTCCGCGATGTCCGCCGCGTACGGGATCACCATGCAGCCCATGCCCGCGGCGTGGGCGGCCTGCGCCCCCGGCGCCGCGTCCTCGACGACCACGCAGTCGGCGGGCCGCGCGCCCAGCCGGCGGGCCGCCTCCAGGAACACGTCCGGAGCGGGCTTGCCGTGCGCGACCTCCTCGGCGGAGACGACCGTGGTCAGCACCGCGTCCAGCCCGGTGCCCGCCAGGACGGCGTCGATCGCCTCGCGCGAGGAACCGGAGGCGACCGCCATCGGCACCCCTTCGGCGTACAGCCGCTCGACGAACTTCCGCATCTGCGGGAACACCTCGGTCCGGGTGCGGGCCAGGTCCAGGTAGGCGGCGTTCTGCTCGGCGAGCAGCTGCTCGACCGGCGCCTGCATGCCGTACCGGTCCTTGAGGATCTCCAGCGTCTCCAGGGTGCCGATGCCGATGAAACGGGAGTGCTGTTCCCACGTGAAATCGGGGACTCCGTGCCGCTCCAAGGTGCGGCGCCCGGATTCGTAGTAGTTCGGCTCGCTGTCCACGAGGGTGCCGTCGAGATCGAATATGACGGAAATCATCCGCTGTGCCCGTCCTGCCGGTTCTGTCCTGTCTCGATCATCCTGTCAGGTCTTGCGGGCGTTCCTCCCCACCGATTCGACCAGCGGCAGCAACCGGTGCGGGACCCGCTCGCGCAGGGCCACCTCCGTCCGCGTGCGGACCACGCCGGGGAGCTGGATCAACTGCTGGATCACGTCCTCCAAGTGCCCGTTGTCGCGGGCCGCCACGCGGGTCAGCAGGTCCCCGCCGCCGGTGATCGAGAAGGCCTCGATGATCTCCGGTACGGCTGCCAGCGCATCACCCACGTCGTCCAGATGCCCCTGGGTGACCTCGATGTGGACGAAGGCCAGCACCGGGTGGCCCAGCGCGGCGGGGGAGAGCACCGGACCGGTCCCCGTGATCACGCCCGTGCGCTCCAGCCGGTCCAGCCGCGCCTGCAGGGTGCCGCGCGCGACGCCGAGGATCCGGGCGTACTCGCGGACGCTGGTGCGCGGCTGCTCGATCAGCAGACGCAGGATTCGGGTGTCGAGCTCGTCCACCGCCATGCCGCGACTGTACCAATGGCCCAGTTCAACGCGATCGTTCCCGGCCGGTACCGGACCCGGTGTGCAGCCAGGGCTGTCCCAGGTAGGCCAGGCCGACCGCCAGCACCGTCACGGCGGCCGGCAGCAGCAGCCACCCCACCGTCCACTCGGCCCGCACCAGCAGCGCCCCGAGGAAACCACCGGCGAACATCGCCAGCACGGTCAGGCCGCGCAGCTCCCAGCGGCTCCTCCCCGATCCGAAGACGTTC
Above is a genomic segment from Streptomyces sp. NBC_01233 containing:
- a CDS encoding HAD family hydrolase; translation: MISVIFDLDGTLVDSEPNYYESGRRTLERHGVPDFTWEQHSRFIGIGTLETLEILKDRYGMQAPVEQLLAEQNAAYLDLARTRTEVFPQMRKFVERLYAEGVPMAVASGSSREAIDAVLAGTGLDAVLTTVVSAEEVAHGKPAPDVFLEAARRLGARPADCVVVEDAAPGAQAAHAAGMGCMVIPYAADIADDPAFATAGLLFPGGQPEFTADAAHDWLTARRTA
- a CDS encoding Lrp/AsnC family transcriptional regulator is translated as MAVDELDTRILRLLIEQPRTSVREYARILGVARGTLQARLDRLERTGVITGTGPVLSPAALGHPVLAFVHIEVTQGHLDDVGDALAAVPEIIEAFSITGGGDLLTRVAARDNGHLEDVIQQLIQLPGVVRTRTEVALRERVPHRLLPLVESVGRNARKT